In a genomic window of Variovorax paradoxus:
- the ilvA gene encoding threonine ammonia-lyase, biosynthetic has protein sequence MRHAPPSALTPADYLRKILNARVYDVAVESALEKARALSERIGNTVLLKREDQQPVFSFKLRGAYNKMAHLSAEQLANGVICASAGNHAQGVALGARKLGARAVVVMPVTTPKLKIDAVRGFGGEVVLHGDSYSDAYTRALELQAEQNLTFVHPFDDPEVIAGQGTIAMEILRQHQGRLDAVFVAIGGGGLISGVANYIKAVRPEIKVIGVQMNDSDAMMRSVAARQRVTLTDVGLFADGTAVKLVGEETFRVASDLVDDYVSVDTDAVCAAIKDVFVDTRSIVEPSGALAVAAIKQYAAQHGRHGETYAAILSGANMNFDRLRFVAERAEVGEEREALFAVTIPEERGSFRRLCELVGQMPIGDADTNAASPGGGLRNVTEFNYRISDAAQAHVFVGLTTSTRGESAVIAKAFGEHGFDALDLTHDELAKEHLRHLVGGRTGLAHDERLLRFIFPERPGALLKFLSLMRPNWNISLFHYRNQGADYGRILVGLQVPAGDGEAFDAFLETLGYPYVEETANPAYRLFLQA, from the coding sequence GTGCGCCATGCACCTCCGTCGGCACTGACACCTGCTGACTATCTCCGAAAAATTCTCAACGCCCGCGTGTACGACGTGGCGGTCGAATCGGCGCTCGAAAAAGCGCGTGCGCTGAGCGAGCGAATCGGCAACACCGTGCTGCTCAAGCGCGAAGATCAACAGCCGGTCTTCAGCTTCAAATTGCGCGGGGCCTACAACAAGATGGCGCACCTGAGCGCCGAGCAACTCGCGAACGGCGTGATCTGCGCATCGGCCGGCAACCACGCGCAAGGCGTGGCGCTCGGCGCGCGCAAGCTCGGCGCGCGCGCGGTGGTGGTGATGCCGGTGACCACGCCCAAGCTCAAGATCGATGCGGTGCGCGGCTTCGGCGGCGAGGTCGTGCTGCACGGCGACAGCTATTCCGATGCCTACACGCGCGCGCTCGAGCTGCAGGCCGAACAGAACCTGACCTTCGTCCATCCCTTCGACGACCCCGAGGTGATCGCGGGCCAGGGCACGATCGCGATGGAGATCCTGCGGCAGCACCAGGGCCGGCTCGACGCGGTCTTCGTCGCGATCGGCGGCGGTGGCCTGATCTCGGGCGTGGCCAACTACATCAAGGCCGTGCGTCCCGAGATCAAGGTGATCGGCGTGCAGATGAACGACTCCGACGCGATGATGCGATCGGTCGCCGCGCGCCAGCGCGTGACGCTGACCGACGTGGGCCTGTTCGCCGACGGCACCGCGGTCAAGCTGGTGGGTGAGGAAACCTTCCGCGTCGCGAGCGACCTCGTCGACGACTACGTCTCGGTCGACACCGACGCGGTCTGCGCCGCGATCAAGGACGTGTTCGTCGACACGCGCAGCATCGTCGAGCCCTCGGGCGCGCTGGCGGTGGCGGCGATCAAGCAGTACGCCGCGCAGCATGGCCGGCATGGCGAGACCTACGCGGCGATCCTCAGCGGCGCGAACATGAACTTCGACCGCCTGCGCTTCGTGGCCGAACGCGCGGAAGTGGGCGAGGAGCGCGAAGCGCTGTTCGCGGTCACGATCCCCGAGGAGCGCGGCAGCTTCCGCCGGCTGTGCGAGCTGGTCGGCCAGATGCCGATCGGCGACGCCGACACGAACGCGGCTTCGCCGGGCGGTGGCTTGCGCAACGTGACCGAGTTCAACTACCGCATCAGCGACGCGGCCCAGGCCCACGTCTTCGTCGGTCTCACGACCTCGACGCGCGGCGAGTCGGCGGTCATCGCCAAGGCCTTCGGCGAGCACGGCTTCGACGCCCTCGACCTCACGCACGACGAGCTCGCCAAGGAGCACCTGCGCCACCTGGTCGGCGGCCGCACCGGCCTCGCGCACGACGAGCGCCTGCTGCGCTTCATCTTCCCCGAGCGCCCCGGTGCGCTGCTCAAGTTCCTGAGCCTGATGCGGCCGAACTGGAACATCAGCCTGTTCCACTATCGCAACCAGGGTGCGGATTACGGCCGCATCCTGGTCGGGCTGCAGGTGCCGGCCGGCGACGGCGAGGCCTTCGATGCCTTCCTCGAGACGCTGGGCTATCCCTACGTGGAAGAAACCGCGAACCCCGCGTACCGCCTGTTCCTCCAGGCCTGA
- a CDS encoding porin, whose protein sequence is MAALAVAGVASAQSSVTLFGVVDAAVSNYSTKSTYYSALANPFLVAPIGVKQSQTALTNSGYNTSRIGFRGTEDLGGGLAASFWLEAPISNDDGAKGIADFSRRSTVSLSGGFGEVRLGRDYTPTFWNDTVFDPFGTNGVGTNLFATINSNLSTAVGPGSPVSKTDNYYRASNSIGYFLPPNLGGFYGQIQYALHENTKSSGLPESPSTKGRYIGGRFGYANGPIDVAAAYGQSTAADSVTFDKFSLITGSQDRKISTFNLGASYDFGPVKLFGEVSRVKDKNETGASSSFVNPLTLQSVPYFATTSQSDKYNGYLLGVTVPVGPGLIRASYSTVKFKNGAPLSVEDALLGGNRDASANKLAIGYVHNLSKRTALYATVARIRIKDGQNNPGVMGATTGGSPGYLDAAKNLGWAPRTATGYDIGIRHAF, encoded by the coding sequence CTGGCTGCCCTGGCTGTTGCCGGTGTTGCCTCGGCCCAGTCTTCCGTGACGCTGTTCGGTGTGGTCGATGCCGCAGTCAGCAACTATTCGACGAAGAGCACCTACTACAGCGCGCTCGCCAATCCCTTCCTGGTGGCCCCGATTGGGGTGAAGCAGAGCCAGACCGCGCTGACGAACTCGGGCTACAACACCAGCCGCATCGGCTTTCGCGGCACCGAGGACCTCGGCGGCGGCCTGGCCGCCAGCTTCTGGCTCGAGGCTCCCATCAGCAACGATGATGGCGCCAAGGGTATCGCCGACTTCAGCCGCCGTTCGACCGTGAGCCTGTCGGGTGGCTTCGGTGAAGTCCGCCTCGGCCGCGACTACACCCCCACGTTCTGGAACGACACCGTGTTCGATCCGTTCGGCACCAATGGCGTCGGCACCAACCTCTTCGCCACGATCAACAGCAACCTGTCGACGGCCGTCGGCCCGGGTTCTCCGGTGAGCAAGACCGACAACTACTACCGCGCCAGCAACAGCATCGGGTACTTCCTGCCTCCGAACCTGGGCGGCTTCTACGGTCAGATCCAGTACGCGCTGCACGAGAACACGAAGTCGAGCGGCCTGCCCGAAAGCCCGTCGACCAAGGGTCGATACATCGGCGGCCGCTTCGGCTACGCCAACGGTCCGATCGACGTGGCAGCCGCCTACGGTCAAAGCACCGCGGCCGACAGCGTGACCTTCGACAAGTTCTCGCTCATCACCGGTTCGCAGGATCGCAAGATCAGCACCTTCAACCTCGGCGCTTCGTACGACTTCGGTCCGGTCAAGCTCTTCGGCGAGGTGTCCCGCGTGAAGGACAAGAACGAAACGGGCGCGAGCTCGAGCTTCGTGAACCCCCTCACGCTGCAATCGGTCCCCTACTTCGCCACCACCTCGCAAAGCGACAAGTACAACGGCTACCTGCTGGGCGTGACGGTGCCGGTCGGCCCGGGCCTGATCCGCGCTTCGTACTCGACCGTGAAGTTCAAGAACGGCGCACCGCTCAGCGTCGAAGACGCGCTCCTCGGCGGCAATCGCGATGCCTCGGCGAACAAGCTCGCCATCGGCTATGTGCACAACCTGTCGAAGCGCACGGCGCTGTATGCCACGGTGGCTCGCATCCGCATCAAGGACGGCCAGAACAACCCCGGCGTGATGGGTGCAACCACGGGCGGCTCCCCGGGCTACCTGGATGCCGCCAAGAACCTCGGCTGGGCTCCGCGCACGGCCACCGGCTACGACATCGGCATCCGCCACGCGTTCTAA
- a CDS encoding OsmC family protein, which yields MECTVSWTGNAGARSSMGFVAETGSGHVLMMDGAPDAAKPENGGQNLAARPMETVLAGTGGCTAYDVVLILKRGRHQVERCSVKLTSERAEKDPKVFTKIHMHFTVAGKGIPASAVERAIALSHETYCSASIMLAKTAEITTSFDLIES from the coding sequence ATGGAATGCACTGTAAGTTGGACCGGCAATGCGGGTGCGCGCTCGTCCATGGGATTCGTGGCCGAGACAGGCAGTGGCCACGTCCTGATGATGGACGGGGCGCCCGACGCGGCAAAGCCCGAGAACGGCGGCCAGAACCTGGCGGCGCGCCCCATGGAGACGGTGCTGGCCGGCACCGGCGGCTGCACCGCCTACGACGTGGTGCTGATCCTCAAGCGCGGCCGCCACCAGGTCGAGCGCTGCAGCGTCAAGCTGACCAGCGAGCGGGCCGAGAAGGATCCCAAGGTGTTCACCAAGATCCACATGCACTTCACGGTGGCCGGCAAGGGAATTCCGGCCTCGGCGGTGGAGCGAGCGATCGCTCTCAGCCACGAGACCTACTGCTCCGCCAGCATCATGCTGGCCAAGACCGCCGAGATCACGACCAGCTTCGATCTGATCGAAAGCTGA
- the coq7 gene encoding 2-polyprenyl-3-methyl-6-methoxy-1,4-benzoquinone monooxygenase, translating to MTTSLDPLLTAADSALRTLFARPHATRATPVPSRPPGELSDAERREAGALMRVNHVGEVCAQALYTAQAAVARDSVLRAQLLEAAHEETDHLAWTRERLDALGARPSVLNPLWYAGAFGLGLVAGRLGDPLSLGFVAETERQVEAHLDSHLNRLPLADSASRAVVEQMKADEARHAENAVAAGAAELPPPAKALMRVASRVMTTLAHRI from the coding sequence ATGACGACTTCGCTCGACCCCCTGCTGACCGCCGCCGATTCCGCGCTCCGGACGCTGTTCGCCCGGCCGCATGCCACCCGCGCCACCCCGGTCCCGTCCCGGCCGCCAGGCGAACTGAGTGATGCGGAGCGGCGCGAAGCCGGCGCGCTGATGCGCGTCAATCACGTCGGGGAAGTCTGCGCGCAGGCGCTCTACACGGCGCAGGCGGCCGTGGCACGCGATTCCGTGCTGCGCGCGCAGCTGCTCGAGGCGGCGCACGAGGAAACGGACCACCTGGCCTGGACGCGCGAGCGGCTGGACGCGCTCGGCGCCCGTCCCTCGGTGCTCAATCCGCTCTGGTACGCGGGCGCATTCGGCCTCGGACTGGTCGCCGGACGGCTCGGCGACCCGCTGAGCCTGGGCTTCGTGGCCGAAACCGAACGCCAGGTCGAGGCGCATCTGGACAGTCACCTGAATCGGCTGCCCCTGGCGGACAGCGCCTCGCGCGCCGTGGTCGAACAGATGAAGGCCGACGAGGCCCGGCATGCCGAAAATGCCGTGGCGGCGGGCGCCGCGGAGCTGCCGCCGCCCGCCAAGGCCCTGATGCGGGTCGCCTCGCGGGTCATGACGACGCTGGCGCACCGGATCTGA
- a CDS encoding porin produces MKKSLVALAALAVAGVASAQSSVTLFGVVDAAVSGYSTKSNLIVANPFAIPPFGVPGSLKRSQTALSNSGYNSSRIGFRGTEDLGGGLAASFWLEAPITNDDGKGGISNFARRSTVSLSGGFGEIRLGRDYTATFWNDTVFDPFGTNGVGSSAIFRTSVNLASAHGGQPAGVSASDSYVRTSNAIAYFLPPNLGGFYGQFQYALHENVKSDELLNSPSKRGRYVGGRFGYANGPLDVAVAYGIDTKDGAPLPGNAAGFSKDELKTFNLGASYDFGPVKLFGELSQVKDSYDRNQSVTLLGLPFIYTQGLSDKYNGALIGATVPVGPGLIRASYSQVKFKPDSALVPFNFYNDGSARASQFAVGYVHNLSKRTALYATLSRISIKNGQNNSILGLTTGGSPGFGTIAGQTYAPKSATGYDFGIRHAF; encoded by the coding sequence ATGAAAAAATCTCTAGTTGCTCTGGCTGCCCTGGCTGTTGCCGGTGTTGCCTCGGCTCAATCGTCCGTGACGCTGTTCGGCGTGGTTGACGCTGCAGTCAGCGGCTATTCGACCAAGAGCAATCTGATCGTCGCCAACCCGTTCGCGATCCCCCCGTTCGGCGTTCCCGGCTCGCTGAAGCGCAGCCAGACCGCTCTGTCGAACTCGGGCTACAACTCCAGCCGCATCGGCTTCCGTGGTACGGAAGACCTCGGTGGTGGCCTGGCAGCCAGCTTCTGGCTCGAAGCCCCGATCACGAACGACGACGGCAAGGGTGGTATCTCCAACTTCGCTCGCCGCTCGACCGTGAGCCTGTCGGGTGGTTTCGGTGAAATTCGTCTGGGTCGTGACTACACCGCCACGTTCTGGAACGACACCGTGTTCGACCCCTTCGGCACCAACGGCGTGGGCTCCAGCGCGATCTTCCGCACCAGCGTGAACCTGGCTTCGGCCCACGGCGGTCAGCCGGCTGGCGTGTCGGCTTCGGACAGCTATGTTCGTACCAGCAACGCCATCGCTTACTTCCTGCCCCCGAACCTCGGCGGTTTCTACGGCCAGTTCCAGTACGCTCTGCATGAGAACGTCAAGTCGGACGAGCTGCTGAACAGCCCGAGCAAGCGCGGTCGTTACGTCGGCGGCCGCTTCGGCTACGCCAACGGTCCCCTGGACGTCGCTGTCGCCTACGGCATCGACACCAAGGACGGCGCTCCCCTGCCGGGCAACGCTGCTGGCTTCTCGAAGGACGAGCTGAAGACCTTCAACCTGGGCGCTTCGTACGACTTCGGTCCGGTCAAGCTGTTCGGTGAACTGTCGCAAGTCAAGGACTCGTACGACCGTAACCAGTCGGTCACGCTGCTCGGCCTGCCGTTCATCTACACCCAAGGTCTGTCGGACAAGTACAACGGCGCCCTCATCGGTGCTACGGTCCCCGTCGGTCCTGGCCTGATCCGCGCTTCGTACTCGCAAGTCAAGTTCAAGCCTGACAGCGCTCTGGTTCCGTTCAACTTCTACAACGACGGCAGCGCTCGCGCCAGCCAGTTCGCTGTTGGCTACGTGCACAACCTGTCGAAGCGTACGGCTCTGTACGCTACGCTGTCGCGCATCAGCATCAAGAACGGCCAGAACAACAGCATCCTCGGTCTGACGACCGGTGGTTCGCCTGGCTTCGGCACGATCGCTGGCCAAACGTACGCTCCGAAGAGCGCTACCGGCTACGACTTCGGTATCCGTCACGCTTTCTAA
- a CDS encoding ABC transporter permease codes for MIAFVLRRLIQAVIVMVAVAFIAFLLFQYVGDPVVFLLGQDARPEQIREMRSALGLDRPFFVQFWHFLVNAAQGEFGLSLRQGAKVSRLIGERFPATLELALVAALLALLVGIPMGVYTALRRGTFMSQVFMTVSLLGVSLPTFLIGILLILVFAVTLGWFPSFGRGDTVQLGWWSTGLLKSDGWMHIVLPAITLAIFQLTLIMRLVRAEMLEVLRTDYIKFARARGLSNRAIHFGHALKNTLVPVMTITGLQLGGLIAFAIITESVFQWPGMGLLFIQAVTFADIPVMAAYLCLIALIFVTINLIVDLLYFVVDPRLRIGKAGGH; via the coding sequence ATGATTGCCTTCGTACTGCGCCGCCTGATCCAGGCCGTGATCGTGATGGTCGCGGTCGCGTTCATCGCCTTCCTTCTCTTCCAATACGTGGGCGACCCGGTCGTGTTCCTGCTGGGCCAGGACGCCCGCCCCGAGCAGATCCGCGAAATGCGCTCCGCGCTGGGGCTCGACCGTCCCTTCTTCGTGCAGTTCTGGCATTTCCTGGTGAATGCGGCGCAGGGCGAATTCGGCCTGAGCCTGCGCCAGGGCGCCAAGGTCTCGCGCCTGATCGGCGAGCGCTTCCCGGCCACGCTCGAACTGGCCCTGGTCGCCGCGCTGCTCGCGCTGCTGGTCGGCATCCCGATGGGCGTGTACACCGCGCTGCGCCGCGGCACCTTCATGAGCCAGGTCTTCATGACCGTCTCGCTGCTCGGCGTGTCGCTGCCCACCTTCCTGATCGGCATCCTGCTGATCCTGGTCTTCGCCGTCACGCTCGGCTGGTTCCCGAGCTTCGGCCGCGGCGACACCGTGCAGCTCGGCTGGTGGTCCACCGGCCTGCTCAAGTCCGATGGCTGGATGCACATCGTGCTGCCGGCGATCACGCTCGCGATCTTCCAGCTCACGCTGATCATGCGGCTGGTGCGCGCCGAGATGCTCGAGGTGCTGCGCACCGACTACATCAAGTTCGCGCGCGCACGCGGCCTCTCGAACCGCGCCATCCACTTCGGCCATGCGCTCAAGAACACGCTGGTGCCGGTGATGACCATCACCGGGCTGCAGCTCGGCGGCCTCATCGCCTTCGCGATCATCACCGAGTCGGTGTTCCAGTGGCCGGGCATGGGCCTGCTGTTCATCCAGGCCGTGACCTTCGCCGACATTCCCGTGATGGCCGCCTACCTGTGCCTGATCGCGCTGATCTTCGTCACCATCAACCTCATCGTGGACCTGCTGTATTTCGTGGTCGATCCACGGCTGCGCATCGGCAAGGCGGGAGGACACTGA
- a CDS encoding amidohydrolase, whose product MSATPTAATPRLQANGRAFAHIASFYPEIEAFRRDLHAHPELGFEEVYTSGRVREALRACGVDEIHDGIGKTGVVGVIRGRSTASGRMIGLRADMDALPMREDNDFGWRSCTEGLMHGCGHDGHTAMLVGAARYLAETRNFDGTAVLIFQPGEEGYAGARVMIEDGLFDRFPVQSVYAMHNWPAMPAGTVGINRGAMMAAADRITIEIKGKGGHGAHAYLTVDPVAIAAHLITAVQTIVSRNVRPIDAAVISICAMQAGDLGAFSVVPGEATLVGTVRTFSARVQAQVEQRLGELCKSVAAGFGATATLKYERIYPATINTAPEAMFAADVAESLVGASNVDRSLEPSMGAEDFSFMLQKKAGAYLRLGQDARRGAFLHNSRYDFNDEILPLGAALHAGLIERGMPLAATRGGQPERAAATAAP is encoded by the coding sequence ATGAGCGCCACCCCCACCGCGGCCACCCCGCGTCTGCAGGCCAACGGCCGCGCCTTCGCCCACATCGCGAGCTTCTACCCCGAGATCGAGGCCTTCCGGCGCGACCTGCACGCGCATCCCGAACTGGGCTTCGAGGAGGTCTACACCTCGGGCCGCGTGCGCGAGGCGCTGCGTGCCTGCGGCGTCGACGAGATCCACGACGGCATCGGCAAGACCGGCGTGGTCGGCGTGATCCGCGGCCGTTCCACCGCCAGCGGCCGCATGATCGGCCTGCGCGCCGACATGGACGCGCTGCCGATGCGCGAGGACAACGACTTCGGCTGGCGCTCGTGCACCGAGGGCCTGATGCACGGCTGCGGCCACGACGGCCATACGGCCATGCTCGTGGGCGCGGCGCGCTACCTCGCCGAAACGCGCAACTTCGACGGCACCGCGGTGCTGATCTTCCAGCCCGGCGAAGAAGGCTACGCCGGCGCGCGCGTGATGATCGAGGACGGCCTGTTCGACCGCTTCCCGGTGCAGTCGGTCTATGCCATGCACAACTGGCCCGCGATGCCGGCCGGCACGGTCGGCATCAACCGCGGCGCGATGATGGCCGCGGCCGACCGCATCACGATCGAGATCAAGGGCAAGGGCGGCCATGGCGCGCACGCCTACCTCACGGTCGACCCCGTGGCCATCGCGGCGCACCTGATCACCGCGGTGCAGACCATCGTCTCGCGCAACGTGCGGCCCATCGACGCGGCCGTGATCAGCATCTGCGCGATGCAGGCCGGCGATCTCGGTGCCTTCAGCGTGGTGCCGGGCGAGGCCACGCTCGTGGGCACCGTGCGCACCTTCAGCGCGCGCGTGCAGGCGCAGGTCGAGCAGCGGCTCGGCGAGCTCTGCAAGTCCGTGGCCGCGGGCTTCGGCGCCACCGCCACGCTGAAGTACGAACGCATCTACCCGGCCACCATCAACACCGCGCCCGAGGCCATGTTCGCGGCCGACGTGGCCGAGTCGCTGGTCGGTGCCTCCAACGTCGATCGCAGCCTCGAACCCAGCATGGGCGCCGAAGATTTCTCGTTCATGCTGCAGAAGAAGGCCGGCGCCTACCTGCGCCTGGGCCAGGACGCGCGCCGCGGCGCCTTCCTGCACAACAGCCGCTACGACTTCAATGACGAGATCCTGCCGCTCGGCGCCGCGCTGCACGCGGGGCTGATCGAGCGGGGCATGCCGCTTGCCGCGACCCGCGGCGGGCAGCCGGAGAGAGCTGCCGCCACCGCGGCGCCTTGA
- a CDS encoding ABC transporter substrate-binding protein, whose translation MSLRRNVAAAAVVCALGAVSMVAGAQTIRIANQGDALSLDPHSLNESLQLSVTANVYETLVGRNKDLSLAPLLATSWKQTSPDVWRFELRKGVVFHDGTPFTADDVVFSFARAQGDGSDMKATLSEIKAVRKVGELAVEIETNGPFPILPDVISLTMIMSKKWCEENQATKPVDRRKGIENTASFKANGTGPFRVRERQPNVRTVFTRNGTYWGKIDGNAQEIVFTPIANPATRVAALVSGEVDVMEPVPVQDIARINAAPNARVITGPELRTIFLGMDQKRDELQYSNIKGKNPFKDKRVRQAFYQAIDIAGIQRTVMRGASRPTGLLVGPGINGWTAEQDKRLPFDVEAAKKLLTEAGYPNGFEVSLNCPNDRYVNDGQICQSVAANLAKIGVKINLVAETKGTYFPKILRRDTSFYMLGWTPTTYDSHNALSSLTSCPDDKGTGQFNLGAYCNPKLDEITKKIQSESDKAKRNELIKEAFKIHADDVGTLPLHQQSLAWGVSKKVELVQLADNFMYFKWMSVKP comes from the coding sequence ATGAGTCTCAGAAGAAATGTGGCCGCGGCCGCCGTCGTGTGCGCCCTGGGCGCCGTCAGCATGGTCGCCGGCGCGCAGACCATCCGCATCGCCAACCAGGGCGACGCGCTGTCGCTCGATCCGCACTCGCTCAACGAATCGCTGCAGCTCAGCGTGACGGCGAACGTCTACGAAACCCTCGTGGGCCGCAACAAGGACCTGAGCCTCGCGCCGCTTTTGGCCACCAGCTGGAAGCAGACCTCGCCCGACGTCTGGCGCTTCGAGCTGCGCAAGGGCGTGGTGTTCCATGACGGCACGCCGTTCACCGCCGACGACGTGGTGTTCAGCTTCGCGCGCGCGCAGGGCGACGGTTCCGACATGAAGGCCACGCTCAGCGAGATCAAGGCCGTGCGCAAGGTCGGCGAGCTCGCCGTCGAGATCGAGACCAACGGCCCGTTCCCGATCCTGCCCGACGTGATCTCGCTGACGATGATCATGAGCAAGAAATGGTGCGAGGAGAACCAGGCCACCAAGCCGGTCGACCGCCGCAAGGGCATCGAGAACACGGCCTCGTTCAAGGCCAACGGCACCGGCCCGTTCCGCGTGCGCGAGCGCCAGCCGAACGTGCGTACCGTGTTCACGCGCAACGGCACCTACTGGGGCAAGATCGACGGCAACGCGCAGGAGATCGTCTTCACGCCGATCGCCAACCCCGCCACCCGCGTGGCCGCGCTGGTCTCGGGCGAGGTCGACGTGATGGAGCCGGTGCCCGTGCAGGACATCGCGCGCATCAACGCCGCGCCCAACGCACGCGTCATCACCGGCCCCGAGCTGCGCACCATCTTCCTGGGCATGGACCAGAAGCGCGACGAACTGCAGTACTCGAACATCAAGGGCAAGAACCCGTTCAAGGACAAGCGCGTTCGCCAGGCCTTCTACCAGGCCATCGACATCGCCGGCATCCAGCGCACCGTGATGCGCGGCGCCTCGCGGCCCACCGGCCTGCTGGTCGGCCCCGGCATCAACGGCTGGACCGCCGAGCAGGACAAGCGCCTGCCCTTCGACGTCGAGGCCGCCAAGAAGCTGCTGACCGAGGCCGGCTATCCGAACGGCTTCGAGGTCTCGCTCAACTGCCCGAACGACCGCTACGTCAACGACGGACAGATCTGCCAGAGCGTGGCCGCCAACCTCGCGAAGATCGGCGTCAAGATCAACCTCGTGGCCGAGACCAAGGGCACCTACTTCCCGAAGATCCTGCGCCGCGACACCAGCTTCTACATGCTGGGCTGGACCCCGACCACCTACGACTCGCACAACGCGCTGAGCTCGCTGACCTCCTGCCCCGACGACAAGGGCACGGGCCAGTTCAACCTGGGCGCCTACTGCAATCCGAAGCTCGACGAGATCACGAAGAAGATCCAGTCCGAGAGCGACAAGGCCAAGCGCAACGAGCTGATCAAGGAAGCCTTCAAGATCCATGCGGACGACGTCGGCACGCTGCCGCTGCATCAGCAGTCGCTGGCCTGGGGCGTGAGCAAGAAGGTCGAGCTGGTGCAGCTGGCCGACAACTTCATGTATTTCAAGTGGATGAGCGTCAAGCCCTGA
- a CDS encoding ABC transporter permease, with the protein MKRTIARWFDSDVGYSFRTSPVAIVAALIALTCLFCAVFAGWVSPHNPFDLASLELGDARLPPAWTTDGSAKYLLGTDDQGRDILSAVIYGARISLIVGVVSVVLSVLVGVVLGLLAGFFGGWLDTFLMRLCDVMLSFPPILVALLIAGVGRALFPHANDSLAFGVLIISISLTGWVQYARTVRGSTLVERSKEYVQAARVTGVAPIRIMLRHVLPNVLGPVMVLATIQVATAIITEATLSFLGVGVPPTSPSLGTLISIGNQYLFSGEWWITVFPGAMLVLIALSVNLLGDWLRDALNPRLR; encoded by the coding sequence ATGAAAAGAACCATAGCCCGCTGGTTCGACAGCGACGTCGGCTACAGCTTCCGCACCTCGCCGGTGGCGATCGTCGCGGCGCTGATCGCGCTGACCTGCCTGTTCTGCGCGGTGTTCGCCGGCTGGGTGTCGCCGCACAACCCCTTCGATCTCGCATCGCTCGAACTCGGCGACGCGCGCCTGCCGCCGGCCTGGACCACCGACGGTTCGGCCAAGTACCTGCTGGGCACCGACGACCAGGGTCGCGACATCCTCTCGGCCGTGATCTACGGCGCGCGCATCTCGCTGATCGTCGGCGTGGTGTCGGTGGTGCTGTCGGTCCTCGTCGGCGTCGTGCTGGGCCTCTTGGCCGGCTTCTTCGGCGGCTGGCTCGACACCTTCCTCATGCGGCTGTGCGACGTGATGCTGTCGTTCCCGCCGATCCTGGTCGCGCTGCTGATCGCCGGCGTGGGCCGCGCGCTGTTCCCGCACGCCAACGATTCGCTGGCCTTCGGCGTGCTCATCATCTCCATCTCGCTGACCGGCTGGGTGCAGTACGCGCGCACCGTGCGCGGCTCCACGCTGGTGGAGCGCAGCAAGGAGTACGTGCAGGCCGCGCGCGTCACCGGCGTCGCGCCGATCCGCATCATGCTGCGCCACGTGCTGCCCAACGTGCTCGGGCCGGTGATGGTGCTGGCCACGATCCAGGTCGCGACCGCGATCATCACCGAGGCCACGCTGTCCTTCCTCGGCGTCGGCGTGCCGCCGACCTCGCCCTCGCTGGGCACGCTCATCAGCATCGGCAACCAGTACCTGTTCTCGGGCGAGTGGTGGATCACCGTGTTCCCCGGCGCGATGCTGGTGCTGATCGCGCTCAGCGTGAACCTGCTGGGCGACTGGCTGCGCGATGCGCTCAACCCGCGGCTGCGCTGA